From Apium graveolens cultivar Ventura chromosome 9, ASM990537v1, whole genome shotgun sequence, the proteins below share one genomic window:
- the LOC141685551 gene encoding uncharacterized protein LOC141685551: MTSDCSWMNRRFDASKNITEEYKIGVDGFIKFAIANTDDSKGRIRCPCNECGNFYIKNPDDVILHLYRHGIMPAYTTWYFHMKSARSRVDIGTSSMNVDNTHDNFYDASEMLGDFAEANNNFENMREEPNATAKSFYKMLDSATELLYPNCTSFTTLSFVSKLLKFKHRHCCSNKGFDELLELIGSVLPEDHKLPMRYYDVKKLVSGLSMGYKKIDACVNDCMLFYKKNSEKTHCDICDEGRYKAQKDSMKKLIPKKILRYFPLILRLQRLFMSEKTAKCMTWHHDRAAVEGQLSHPADGDVWKQFNHRFPRFAKETRNVRIGLASDGFDPFRYAHVRDYTVWPVIIVVYNLPPSMCTKAPYMFMPLLIPGPNDPTKDFHVYLRPLIDELKMLWCTGVKIYDRVSRSNFTMKVALMWIINDFPALGMISGWSTKGKLACPVCMGLVKAKQLKHGGKPTFYGTTRYFLEEDDPLRRSTKFGRCERHSVTTQHSGSRAKILCEQIQFPLPEKLLGKSRGIMA, encoded by the coding sequence ATGACGTCGGATTGTAGTTGGATGAATCGTCGATTTGATGCAAGTAAAAATATAACGGAAGAGTACAAAATTGGTGTTGATGGTTTCATTAAATTTGCCATTGCAAATACGGATGACTCAAAGGGGAGAATAAGATGTCCATGCAACGAATGTggaaatttttatataaaaaatccCGATGATGTGATATTACATTTATATCGACATGGCATCATGCCCGCATATACAACATGGTATTTTCATATGAAGAGTGCGAGATCAAGGGTTGACATTGGGACGAGTTCCATGAATGTTGATAATACGCATGATAATTTTTATGATGCAAGTGAAATGCTTGGAGATTTTGCCGAAGCAAATAATAATTTTGAGAATATGCGTGAAGAACCGAATGCAACAGCAAAAAGTTTTTACAAGATGCTTGACAGTGCTACTGAACTTCTTTATCCAAATTGTACAAGTTTCACAACATTATCATTTGTGAGTAAGCTACTTAAGTTCAAACATAGACATTGTTGTAGTAATAAGGGATTCGATGAACTACTTGAACTTATTGGATCGGTGTTGCCTGAAGATCACAAGTTGCCCATGAGATACTATGATGTGAAGAAGTTAGTAAGTGGGTTGAGTATGGGATACAAAAAAATTGATGCTTGTGTGAATGATTGCATgttattttacaaaaaaaatagtgAGAAAACACATTGTGATATATGTGACGAAGGTCGATACAAGGCGCAGAAGGATTCTATGAAAAAGTTGATTCCGAAGAAGATTTTGAGATACTTCCCTCTTATATTGAGACTACAACGATTATTCATGTCCGAGAAGACTGCCAAATGTATGACATGGCATCATGATAGAGCTGCAGTTGAGGGTCAATTAAGTCATCCAGCTGATGGAGATGTATGGAAACAATTCAATCACAGATTTCCTCGATTTGCAAAAGAAACACGAAATGTCCGAATAGGCCTTGCTAGTGATGGATTTGATCCTTTTCGATATGCACATGTAAGGGACTATACGGTGTGGCCTGTGATTATTGTTGTTTACAATCTTCCACCATCCATGTGTACAAAAGCTCCATACATGTTTATGCCTCTTCTCATTCCTGGGCCGAATGATCCGACAAAAGACTTTCATGTTTATCTTCGACCACTAATTGATGAATTGAAGATGTTGTGGTGTACCGGGGTGAAAATATATGATAGGGTGTCACGTTCAAATTTCACAATGAAAGTAGCATTGATGTGGATAATTAATGACTTTCCAGCACTTGGTATGATTAGTGGATGGTCGACTAAGGGAAAACTGGCATGTCCGGTATGTATGGGGCTAGTTAAGGCAAAACAGCTCAAGCATGGTGGTAAACCTACATTCTACGGTACAACACGTTATTTTTTGGAAGAAGATGATCCATTAAGAAGAAGCACAAAGTTTGGACGATGTGAGAGACATTCAGTCACAACTCAACATTCAGGATCAAGGGCAAAGATACTTTGTGAGCAAATACAGTTTCCTCTTCCGGAAAAACTACTAGGCAAAAGCCGAGGGATTATGGCGTGA
- the LOC141685550 gene encoding F-box protein At5g07610-like: MSRSSMGKRIRRCTQTCSQNVVLSNDDLLTSILLHVPWTQLKVLKRVSRQWRSLITTSHFRSLVSPLRASGLFLQAHPDDFGDISYANKVYFIPLHDSEKASPFETRGFGNDHNDHENFCILQSCNGLLLCSNVSGTQCFVYNPSNNQVDSLPKQPLGTGDNFRHVGLSFNPLKSLHYKVVAVVSRPRPQLRYERDFYIYSSETKTWELSEQSFISDPWMCSSNGVYWNGSMHWLSTMHQDLEPDSSVSVCLYFNVDEERLGTFPRPPIGARSRSRMSLYFGESEDHLHVIEASATSLSVYEMKSDYSMWFSKYQIDLDPISRAFPEIQEKNIFEYQNDYAVKVLSLIRREKIHEDSFLVLQIPGKVIRYNLMDSSFKLIWDFGVDLDLDPNINDDLVFDFQVCQYIESLS, encoded by the coding sequence ATGAGCAGAAGCAGCATGGGTAAGAGGATTAGAAGATGCACGCAAACTTGTTCTCAGAACGTTGTTTTAAGCAACGATGATTTATTAACATCAATCTTGTTGCATGTACCTTGGACACAACTCAAGGTCTTGAAGCGTGTTTCAAGACAATGGCGCTCTCTCATTACCACTTCCCACTTTCGTAGTTTAGTGTCTCCTCTTCGTGCATCTGGTCTCTTCTTACAAGCCCATCCTGATGACTTTGGTGATATCAGTTATGCTAATAAAGTCTATTTTATTCCTCTACACGATTCAGAGAAAGCTTCCCCATTCGAAACTCGTGGTTTTGGCAATGATCATAATGATCACGAAAATTTTTGTATTTTGCAATCGTGCAATGGCCTTTTGTTGTGCTCTAATGTGTCTGGTACACAATGTTTTGTATATAACCCCTCCAATAATCAAGTAGATAGTCTTCCTAAACAACCTCTTGGCACCGGGGATAACTTTCGTCATGTTGGCTTGAGTTTTAATCCTTTAAAGTCACTGCATTATAAAGTTGTTGCTGTTGTTAGTAGGCCTCGACCTCAATTACGTTATGAAAGGGACTTTTATATTTACTCCTCTGAAACAAAGACTTGGGAATTGTCTGAGCAGTCCTTTATTTCAGATCCATGGATGTGCTCCAGCAATGGTGTTTATTGGAATGGGAGTATGCATTGGTTAAGTACAATGCACCAGGATTTAGAACCTGATTCGTCTGTTTCTGTTTGTTTATACTTTAATGTGGACGAAGAAAGGTTGGGAACCTTTCCAAGGCCACCTATTGGTGCCAGGTCGAGATCAAGAATGAGTTTGTACTTCGGGGAATCTGAAGACCATTTGCATGTTATTGAGGCTTCCGCCACTTCGCTCAGCGTTTATGAGATGAAGAGTGACTACTCAATGTGGTTTTCCAAGTACCAAATTGATCTTGATCCAATCTCCAGAGCTTTCCCGGAGATacaagaaaaaaatatttttgaatatcaAAATGATTATGCAGTTAAGGTGCTCTCCCTTATTAGAAGAGAAAAAATCCATGAGGATTCATTCTTGGTACTGCAAATACCTGGAAAGGTTATACGTTATAATCTCATGGACAGCAGTTTCAAATTGATATGGGACTTTGGTGTAGACTTAGACCTCGATCCAAATATAAATGATGATTTGGTCTTTGATTTTCAAGTTTGTCAGTACATTGAATCTCTATCATGA